Genomic DNA from Desulfovibrio sp.:
GAAGAATCCGGCGACGATGAAAGTTTTTCTCACGGGTTGCTGGAATATCCGCACTACACGCGGCCAGAATCCCTGGAAGGCCTGCCGGTTCCCGAGGTGCTGCAAAGCGGCGACCATGCCCGCATCGCCCAGTGGCGCAGACAGGAATCTGTGCGCGCCACCTTGCGCATGCGCCCGGAAATGTTGAATGAAGCGCCGCTCTACCGCGAAGACGTGCAAACGCTGGCTGAAACCCCGCGTGACAGGCCCGGACGCAACCTTTCGTTCTGCCTTGTTCACTACCCGGTTTCCCTTGGGCCAAAAAAAATCGGCGCTTCCTCTTTGACAAATCTGGACATACACGATATAGCCCGAATTTCCCGCAGCTATGCGATGGGTTCCTTTTATCCGGTGACCCCTCTTCGCGACCAGTTGCGGGTGCTGGAAGAAATTTTGCGTCACTGGACGCGGGGGCCGGGCGGTACAGGAAACGCCGACCGCGCCCAGGCCCTCGGCCTGGTGCAACCCGCGACTTCGCTTGAAGAAGCGGTGGCGCATATGACCGCGCAGCATGGAACGCGACCCAGACTGGTGGCTAGTTCTGCCGTCTGGCCTGCCAAGGGCAAGGCATCCCAACCGGGACGCATGCCCATGACTCCGCGTGACGTGCGGCGCTGGTGCGACCAGGGGCCGGTTATGCTCTGCCTGGGCACGG
This window encodes:
- the trmD gene encoding tRNA (guanosine(37)-N1)-methyltransferase TrmD, whose protein sequence is MPRFHLVTLFPEFFESPLSTALMGRAREAGIVECSLHDPRQFSTDKHRHVDDRPYGGGPGMVMQGEPLARALRSIERPGRMLFMAPGGRPLTQDMVRDLAREDDLTIVCGRYEGIDARLLQLFPLEPVSVGDIVLNGGESAALSVLEAVARLMPGFMGKEESGDDESFSHGLLEYPHYTRPESLEGLPVPEVLQSGDHARIAQWRRQESVRATLRMRPEMLNEAPLYREDVQTLAETPRDRPGRNLSFCLVHYPVSLGPKKIGASSLTNLDIHDIARISRSYAMGSFYPVTPLRDQLRVLEEILRHWTRGPGGTGNADRAQALGLVQPATSLEEAVAHMTAQHGTRPRLVASSAVWPAKGKASQPGRMPMTPRDVRRWCDQGPVMLCLGTAQGLAPEVLEQCEGTLRPVRFLGYNHLSVRSAAAILADRILGDYY